AGTTCGGCGTTGCGCTGCTGTTTCTGGGCTTGCATTAACTTCTCCACATATTCATGAAGCTCATCCAACATCGAATTGAATGCTCGGCCAATTTGTCGCGTTTCATACGTCCCTTTTTCTGTTACATATTGGTGGAAATCATATTTCGGAGCATTCCCAATTTGTCTTACAAGCCGGGATAAAGAATTCGTCAGTCTTCTTGAAACAACAAAGACAATCATTAAAGCCACCATGACAATGGCCAGCACGATATAAGCAATCGCTCTTTGATTAATTACATGGCCAATTGCCTCCTGTTTGTCGACCATGTTGACGAGATACATGTCCAAATAGGGATTATAGTCTGCCAGTATGATTTGATCTTTGCCCTTAAAGCTTTTCACCATATACGTCTGATTGCTTTGTTCCAAATCCTTTGCATAATGAAGCAGGCTCTTCTCCTGATGCCCGATCAGATCCGCTGCATTGCTGGAAACAACGATCCCTTTGCGGTCCAAAAGAAACACATTGTTGCCAAAGCTTGTAAAGCCTGAATAAAAGGTCCGGAATTGAGTTTCGGGAATAGCAAAATACATCGAGCCATACACCAGACCAGACGTACGATCCATGAAGGCTCTGGAGGCTACAATATAATTTTCATTATCCTTCCCAAAAGGATTGTTGGTGAGATGATGATCATATTGATAAATCAGCTTCTTCGGTTCTTTTAGCGTATTGCGGGAAAGGAGGCTGTTTTTGAACTTTTCATCATCAATCGGCCAGTAGGTGTTATCCGCTGCGTACACAACTCCATTTTTCCCGATAAAAAAGATTCCCATTTGATTATTATTCAACAGGGATTTAATATAGTTGATTTTCTGGGCGATGTTATAATAATCGTTCATCTTTTCTACATCGGATTCTTTTTCGGTGAGGATGCGGCGAACCGTACCGCTTTGCAGCAAGTTATTGGATGCAAGTACCACGGAATTATCAAAAGACTCCAGATTCGCTTGGAACTTATCCATTAATTTCGTGTTCATCATGCTGAATTTTTCAATGAAAAATTTCTCGGACATATTTATGGTGACCCAGGTGATGGAGACAGAAAGGATGATAATGATCGCCACTGTAATCATGAAAAGGATTATAAACAGCCTGTTATGCTGGAAGCGTTCCGGAATAATATTCATGGTATGCCCCTCATGTGTGTTTTCGTTTATATTGGCTTGGCGATAATCCTTTAACTTTTTTAAAAACTTTACAGAAATAGCTGTGGTCGGAATATCCCACCATCCCACTGATTTCCGAGATTGAGACCTTTCCCTCTTTTAGCAATTTCGTGGCTTGCTCAATGCGGATTTTGTTCAAATACTCGACAAAGCCCTCACGCATATGAGTGGAAAAATAGCTTGATAGATAGGATGGGTTGAAATGAAATTGCTTGGCCACCTCTGTCAGTGTTAGCGGCTCGGCATAATGATCCATTATATAGTGGATTAATTTCTTCAAATTAAAGTTTTCCTGGTGGTTGTGGCCGGCTTCTAAGCATTTCCAGGCTTCCGTGATAAAAGCATCCAGCAATGCTAATGCTTCCTGTGCAGTAGAAGTTTCATCAAATGCTTTTAGGTAAGCATATCTAGCATTCTCCAATTCTTTCACATCGTACTCCATATTACTGAGGAGAATCGAGATGGTAAATATCATATTGCTGAAAAACGCCTTATATTCAAAAATATCCATCACATAAAAGGAGGATAATTGTTTGGAATGGCCTTTCAAATAATCAAAGGCCGGCTCAAAGCGGCTCCGTTTTAACTCGGCCGTAAACCAATCTAGATTGAATTTCTCAACTGCAGGAAGCATTGGAAGGTACCTTATTGTCAGGATGTTTTTTTTTGATAAATAGAAGCGATAATCGAGCAATTTTAGAAACGATTCCTTATAGACTTGGCCAAGTTGAAAAAAGTCGGTAAACGGCTCCGTAAGAACAAAGGTGAGCCCTGGTTCGCTCTTGGCGAATTGGATAAGATTCTCGTTGGCAGGGTCCTCGAGATTCAAAAGAAAGACTAGCAGATTCTCATTCGGGCTAAAGCCATTCTGAACCCCTTTCCCTATATGGCGCGAGATTCCATCTGTTATCGCTTCTTGCAATTCGACGGCATGGTTGGTGGCAACTCCTACTAAATAAAAATATCGGTAAGGAAATTTCTTTAGCCGCCATTCTTCATTTCTTGCAACCTCGTATCCAGAGATTAATTTATGTATGATGTGTTCGATGGAAGGCTGCTCCTCAGGCTCTCTTACGACCGTTTGAAAAGAAGGAATTCGGCTTGC
Above is a genomic segment from Neobacillus endophyticus containing:
- a CDS encoding cache domain-containing sensor histidine kinase, with the protein product MNIIPERFQHNRLFIILFMITVAIIIILSVSITWVTINMSEKFFIEKFSMMNTKLMDKFQANLESFDNSVVLASNNLLQSGTVRRILTEKESDVEKMNDYYNIAQKINYIKSLLNNNQMGIFFIGKNGVVYAADNTYWPIDDEKFKNSLLSRNTLKEPKKLIYQYDHHLTNNPFGKDNENYIVASRAFMDRTSGLVYGSMYFAIPETQFRTFYSGFTSFGNNVFLLDRKGIVVSSNAADLIGHQEKSLLHYAKDLEQSNQTYMVKSFKGKDQIILADYNPYLDMYLVNMVDKQEAIGHVINQRAIAYIVLAIVMVALMIVFVVSRRLTNSLSRLVRQIGNAPKYDFHQYVTEKGTYETRQIGRAFNSMLDELHEYVEKLMQAQKQQRNAELAALQQQINPHFLYNTLTTIKFMDRLDEKEEMEATITALISLLQNTISNGSEMITVKQELDNLKNYVFINQKRYGDRIRVNYYAASECMDHLVPKLMLQPFVENSFFHGFNHKTEGYIHVLVWQENSHLICEVIDNGDGMDEDLEGDLPDTKRKQQLFSGIGVRNVHERIQLIYGEPYGVNISSKPGEGTKIRIILPVSQK
- a CDS encoding response regulator transcription factor, producing MTLKAGELCRILIVDDEQLIRKGIIHYLDWEQEGFSIVGEAANGQEALGLIETTRPHIIITDIVMPMMDGEELTRVVKERYPQIEIIILSSFGEFDYVRSTFQHGIVDYILKPKLDAQSLLKGLKSAASRIPSFQTVVREPEEQPSIEHIIHKLISGYEVARNEEWRLKKFPYRYFYLVGVATNHAVELQEAITDGISRHIGKGVQNGFSPNENLLVFLLNLEDPANENLIQFAKSEPGLTFVLTEPFTDFFQLGQVYKESFLKLLDYRFYLSKKNILTIRYLPMLPAVEKFNLDWFTAELKRSRFEPAFDYLKGHSKQLSSFYVMDIFEYKAFFSNMIFTISILLSNMEYDVKELENARYAYLKAFDETSTAQEALALLDAFITEAWKCLEAGHNHQENFNLKKLIHYIMDHYAEPLTLTEVAKQFHFNPSYLSSYFSTHMREGFVEYLNKIRIEQATKLLKEGKVSISEISGMVGYSDHSYFCKVFKKVKGLSPSQYKRKHT